The following coding sequences lie in one Streptomyces albofaciens JCM 4342 genomic window:
- a CDS encoding PP2C family protein-serine/threonine phosphatase codes for MASSTGAESLTARWRKAFHRARISVRKAGVDYFRGDGSDWIALAALLIAIPAIACGTIWRPDWISPTALVLPVIAGGLLLRPANLLALYGTSAAALIVEASLLGPYDQGRDRITPGTVLVVAAVGLSGLLIAQFRSRVGVPWRRGGTMLFDLRERIRVQSKLPKLPAGWHHEMALRPAGGQSFSGDFVVASRTHGGNILEVVLTDVSGKGMDAASRALLLSGAFGGLLGSLPPHGFLPAANGYLLRQDWDEGFATSIHLVLDLESGDYELLSAGHLPALQLSAGTGRWEEKAAEGPLLGVYDGAQFDPVKGTLRPGDVLMLFTDGLVEAADRDIAEGIDRLTGEADRYVACGFAGAAWHLIEAVAKDVNDDRALLLICRD; via the coding sequence ATGGCGAGCAGCACGGGAGCGGAGTCCCTGACGGCCCGGTGGCGCAAGGCGTTCCACCGGGCCCGCATCAGCGTGCGCAAAGCCGGGGTCGACTACTTCCGCGGCGACGGCTCGGACTGGATCGCCCTGGCCGCCCTCCTGATCGCCATCCCCGCCATCGCCTGCGGCACCATCTGGCGGCCCGACTGGATCTCGCCGACCGCGCTGGTCCTGCCGGTCATCGCGGGCGGGCTGCTGCTGCGCCCGGCCAACCTGCTCGCCCTGTACGGCACGTCCGCCGCCGCCCTGATCGTCGAGGCGTCGCTGCTCGGCCCGTACGACCAGGGCCGCGACCGGATCACCCCGGGCACCGTCCTGGTGGTCGCCGCGGTCGGCCTGTCCGGGCTGCTGATCGCCCAGTTCCGCAGCCGGGTCGGCGTGCCGTGGCGGCGCGGCGGGACGATGCTCTTCGACCTGCGCGAACGCATCCGCGTCCAGAGCAAGCTGCCCAAGCTGCCGGCCGGCTGGCACCACGAGATGGCGCTGCGGCCGGCCGGCGGGCAGTCCTTCTCCGGCGACTTCGTCGTCGCCTCCCGCACCCACGGCGGCAACATCCTCGAAGTCGTGCTGACCGACGTGTCCGGCAAGGGCATGGACGCGGCCTCCCGCGCGCTGCTGCTGTCCGGCGCCTTCGGCGGCCTGCTCGGCTCGCTGCCGCCGCACGGCTTCCTGCCCGCCGCCAACGGCTACCTGCTGCGCCAGGACTGGGACGAGGGCTTCGCCACCTCCATCCACCTGGTGCTGGACCTGGAGTCCGGCGACTACGAGCTGCTGTCCGCCGGGCACCTGCCCGCCCTCCAGCTCAGCGCGGGCACCGGCCGCTGGGAGGAGAAGGCGGCGGAGGGGCCGCTGCTCGGGGTGTACGACGGGGCGCAGTTCGACCCCGTCAAAGGGACGCTGCGCCCCGGCGATGTGCTGATGCTCTTCACGGACGGCCTGGTCGAGGCCGCCGACCGGGACATCGCCGAGGGCATCGACCGGCTGACCGGCGAGGCCGACCGCTATGTGGCCTGCGGCTTCGCGGGCGCCGCCTGGCATCTGATCGAGGCGGTGGCCAAGGACGTGAACGACGACCGGGCGCTGCTGCTGATCTGCCGCGACTGA
- a CDS encoding amino acid permease, with product MGAHPPTMNAGRATGDPGGGPGGDRSPDGLKAGLKNRHLSMIAIGGVIGAGLFVGSGAGIAAAGPGILISYALTGLLVVLVMRMLGEMAAASPTSGSFSAYADRALGRWAGFTIGWLYWFFWSVVLAVEATAAASILTGWVPAVPQWAWALLVMIVLTGTNLISVGSFGEFEFWFAGIKVVAIVVFIVIGALAIFGLPPGDHAVGMANLTGHGGFLPNGPGAILSGMLLVVFSFMGSEIVTLAASESPNPVQAVRKAVNSVIWRIALFYIGSITVIVTLLPWDDPALDKSPYVAVLKSLDIPAAGTVMDVVVLTAVLSCLNSGLYTASRMAFSLGERGDAPKSFARVNKGGVPATAIWASVAFGFVATIFSYTSKDTVFEFLLNSSGAVALFVWLVICFSQLRMRKVIERDMPERLTVRMWLYPYLTYATIALILFVVGYMFYNPDGRKQMVLSVVAAVVVLAVGLVLDRRRRAAGGAAQAAADGGDGGPAGHGDVRKDSLTRS from the coding sequence ATGGGCGCGCACCCGCCGACCATGAACGCGGGCCGGGCGACCGGGGATCCCGGTGGCGGCCCCGGCGGAGACCGGTCTCCCGACGGACTCAAAGCAGGTCTCAAGAACCGCCATCTGTCGATGATCGCCATCGGCGGTGTGATCGGCGCGGGCCTGTTCGTGGGCTCCGGCGCGGGCATCGCGGCCGCCGGCCCCGGCATCCTGATCTCGTACGCGCTCACCGGCCTGCTGGTCGTCCTGGTGATGCGGATGCTGGGCGAGATGGCCGCCGCCTCCCCCACCTCCGGCTCCTTCTCCGCCTACGCGGACCGGGCGCTGGGCCGCTGGGCGGGCTTCACCATCGGCTGGCTGTACTGGTTCTTCTGGTCGGTCGTGCTGGCCGTCGAGGCGACCGCCGCCGCCTCGATCCTCACCGGCTGGGTCCCCGCCGTCCCGCAGTGGGCGTGGGCGCTGCTGGTGATGATCGTGCTGACCGGCACCAACCTGATCTCCGTCGGGTCGTTCGGCGAGTTCGAGTTCTGGTTCGCCGGGATCAAGGTCGTGGCGATCGTGGTGTTCATCGTGATCGGCGCGCTGGCGATCTTCGGGCTGCCGCCCGGCGACCACGCGGTGGGCATGGCGAACCTGACCGGCCACGGCGGGTTCCTGCCGAACGGTCCGGGCGCGATCCTCTCCGGCATGCTGCTGGTGGTCTTCTCCTTCATGGGCAGCGAGATCGTCACGCTGGCCGCGAGCGAGTCGCCCAACCCGGTACAGGCCGTCCGCAAGGCCGTCAACAGCGTCATCTGGCGGATCGCGCTCTTCTACATCGGCTCGATCACGGTGATCGTGACGCTGCTGCCGTGGGACGACCCGGCGCTCGACAAGAGCCCGTACGTGGCCGTCCTGAAGTCGCTGGACATCCCGGCGGCCGGCACCGTCATGGACGTCGTGGTGCTCACCGCCGTGCTGTCCTGCCTGAACTCCGGCCTCTACACCGCCTCCCGGATGGCGTTCTCGCTCGGTGAGCGCGGCGACGCGCCCAAGTCCTTCGCGCGGGTGAACAAGGGCGGCGTCCCGGCGACCGCCATCTGGGCCTCGGTCGCCTTCGGCTTCGTCGCGACGATCTTCAGCTACACCTCGAAGGACACCGTCTTCGAGTTCCTGCTGAACTCCTCCGGCGCGGTGGCGCTCTTCGTCTGGCTGGTCATCTGCTTCTCGCAGCTGCGGATGCGCAAGGTCATCGAGCGGGACATGCCGGAGCGGCTGACCGTACGGATGTGGCTCTACCCGTACCTGACGTACGCGACGATCGCGCTGATCCTGTTCGTCGTCGGCTACATGTTCTACAACCCCGACGGCCGCAAGCAGATGGTGCTCTCGGTGGTCGCGGCCGTGGTCGTGCTGGCCGTGGGGCTGGTGCTGGACCGCCGGCGCCGGGCCGCGGGCGGCGCGGCACAGGCCGCCGCGGACGGCGGCGACGGCGGGCCCGCCGGTCACGGCGACGTGCGGAAGGACTCCTTGACCCGGTCGTAG
- a CDS encoding serine/threonine-protein kinase: MLWGLGMVGNTSEAGPGRLAAGRYRLLELIGRGGMGRVWRARDEILDRWVAVKEIRIDERAGEESVVQRERSLREARATARIDHPNVVRVHDVAEEGDRLWIVMQLVQARSLEQVLAQDGPLSPEAAARVGTGLARALREVHAVGVLHRDIKPGNVLIDDRGAVVLTDFGIAAMQDATALTMAGMLIGSPDYMAPERVAGQEQGPPSDLWSLGATLCAAVAGRSPFTRATTLATLHAVLHEEPAIPPAAGPLREVLVALLDKAPEARPTLTEVEARLEPLARQAAAAAPTAAMSAAGTVDVRTPTVADPAPERIEVVEAGALPAGAFATRTPPEGKRAGEREAVEPSAAEALPEAEVPPGAEVPPGAHIRPEAQVPEAQMPEAKASEAQVPEAAPARPPATEPSPLPAAPPARPRRKRHALLAAGGVAVSAAAVVVVVVLAQGADPGGTAGAGAGSGRPTTAGAGTAPTTGGPADTAGSRRTENGFSWIPPAGWNRTEESSSHVTYSTKDGSTLVSARQDPSSGGDLLTVWQQYEAQQHDVPGYRRTRLERATFQGHPAVVWDFAYLRDGKPAHGRQLGFRTGDRTYQINLWYLDSAGAAARRAYDRVKESFRTSP; the protein is encoded by the coding sequence GTGCTGTGGGGGCTGGGCATGGTGGGGAATACGAGCGAGGCGGGTCCCGGCCGGCTGGCGGCCGGCCGTTACCGTCTGCTGGAATTGATCGGCCGCGGCGGAATGGGCCGGGTGTGGCGCGCCCGCGACGAAATCCTCGACCGGTGGGTCGCGGTCAAGGAAATACGGATCGACGAACGCGCCGGCGAGGAGAGCGTGGTGCAGCGCGAGCGCAGCCTGCGCGAGGCCCGCGCCACCGCCCGTATCGACCATCCCAACGTGGTGCGCGTGCACGACGTGGCCGAGGAGGGCGACCGGCTGTGGATCGTGATGCAGCTGGTCCAGGCCCGCTCCCTGGAACAGGTCCTCGCCCAGGACGGCCCGCTGTCCCCGGAAGCGGCGGCCCGGGTCGGCACCGGACTGGCCCGCGCGCTGCGCGAGGTGCACGCGGTGGGCGTACTGCACCGGGACATCAAGCCCGGCAACGTCCTGATCGACGACCGCGGCGCGGTGGTCCTCACCGACTTCGGCATCGCGGCCATGCAGGACGCCACCGCCCTCACCATGGCGGGCATGCTCATCGGCTCGCCGGACTACATGGCGCCCGAGCGGGTGGCGGGCCAGGAGCAGGGCCCGCCTTCCGACCTGTGGTCGCTGGGCGCCACCCTGTGCGCCGCGGTGGCGGGCCGGTCACCGTTCACCCGCGCCACCACCCTCGCCACGCTGCACGCCGTACTGCACGAGGAGCCCGCGATCCCGCCCGCCGCGGGCCCGCTGCGCGAGGTGCTGGTCGCCCTGCTCGACAAGGCGCCCGAGGCGCGCCCCACCCTCACGGAGGTCGAGGCACGGCTGGAGCCGCTGGCACGGCAGGCCGCGGCGGCGGCCCCGACGGCGGCGATGAGCGCGGCCGGGACCGTGGACGTCCGTACGCCCACCGTGGCCGATCCGGCACCGGAGCGCATCGAGGTGGTGGAGGCCGGGGCCCTCCCGGCCGGGGCCTTCGCGACGCGTACACCGCCGGAGGGGAAGCGGGCGGGGGAGCGGGAGGCGGTGGAACCATCCGCAGCGGAGGCGCTGCCGGAAGCCGAGGTGCCGCCGGGGGCCGAGGTGCCGCCCGGAGCCCATATACGGCCTGAAGCGCAGGTACCCGAAGCGCAGATGCCCGAAGCGAAGGCGTCCGAAGCGCAGGTGCCCGAAGCCGCCCCCGCGCGGCCCCCCGCCACGGAACCCTCACCCTTACCCGCAGCCCCACCGGCCCGCCCCCGCCGCAAGCGCCACGCGCTGCTCGCCGCCGGGGGCGTCGCCGTGTCGGCCGCCGCGGTCGTGGTGGTCGTCGTGCTGGCCCAGGGCGCGGACCCCGGCGGCACGGCCGGGGCCGGGGCGGGGTCCGGGCGTCCGACCACGGCCGGCGCGGGCACCGCGCCCACGACCGGCGGCCCGGCGGACACGGCCGGGTCCCGCCGTACGGAGAACGGGTTCAGCTGGATTCCGCCCGCCGGCTGGAACCGCACCGAGGAGTCGTCCAGCCACGTCACCTACAGCACGAAGGACGGCTCCACGCTCGTCTCCGCGCGCCAGGACCCGTCCTCCGGCGGCGATCTGCTGACCGTCTGGCAGCAGTACGAGGCGCAGCAGCACGATGTGCCGGGCTACCGCAGGACGCGGCTGGAGCGCGCCACCTTCCAGGGGCACCCGGCCGTCGTGTGGGACTTCGCCTACCTCAGGGACGGCAAACCGGCGCACGGGCGGCAGCTCGGCTTCCGTACCGGGGACCGCACCTACCAGATCAACCTCTGGTACCTGGACTCCGCCGGGGCCGCCGCCCGGCGCGCCTACGACCGGGTCAAGGAGTCCTTCCGCACGTCGCCGTGA
- a CDS encoding GNAT family N-acetyltransferase, which translates to MTTELRQLRPDDWDDWYASLERVFGGTPEAPEERALWRGLGEPERSLTVRDGGDVVGTAGAFTFRLSLPGGAVVPAAGVTMVSVQPTHRRRGLLREMMRRQLADVRARREPLAVLTASEPAIYGRFGYGTATEAVAMTLDTLRLSVAAPPGADAVRLRLADPEAALTDCEKVYEQLVAGRPGMLARQPGWERLPLLDPEADRDGAGPVLCVLAEVDGEVRGYARYAVTAGWDAGGPDGTVTVRDVEALDPVVYAALWRYLFGIDLTSRVRVRNRPADDPLLHLVDDIRRCQVKVRESLFVRLVEVGEALAARAYAAPVDVVLEVADAFCPWNEGRWRLAGDGRGASCERTGDPADLALSVRELGSAYLGGFSLSALAAAGRVRELRPGALREASVAFGWHIKPWLPHGF; encoded by the coding sequence ATGACGACAGAGTTACGGCAGCTGCGTCCGGACGACTGGGACGACTGGTACGCATCGCTGGAGCGGGTGTTCGGCGGCACTCCGGAGGCCCCGGAGGAGCGCGCCCTGTGGCGGGGGCTCGGGGAGCCCGAGCGCAGCCTGACCGTCCGGGACGGGGGCGACGTCGTCGGCACGGCGGGGGCGTTCACCTTCCGGCTGTCGCTGCCCGGCGGCGCCGTCGTCCCGGCGGCCGGCGTGACGATGGTCAGCGTGCAGCCGACGCACCGGCGGCGCGGCCTCCTGCGCGAGATGATGCGCCGCCAGCTCGCGGACGTACGGGCCCGGCGCGAGCCGCTGGCCGTGCTGACCGCCTCCGAACCGGCCATCTACGGGCGCTTCGGGTACGGCACCGCGACCGAGGCGGTGGCCATGACGCTCGACACGCTGCGGCTGTCCGTGGCCGCGCCGCCCGGCGCCGACGCCGTACGGCTGCGGCTGGCCGACCCGGAAGCCGCGCTGACGGACTGCGAGAAGGTCTACGAACAGCTGGTCGCCGGCCGTCCCGGGATGCTCGCCCGGCAGCCCGGCTGGGAGCGGCTGCCGCTGCTCGACCCGGAGGCCGACCGGGACGGGGCCGGTCCGGTGCTGTGTGTGCTGGCCGAGGTGGACGGCGAGGTGCGCGGGTACGCGCGCTACGCGGTCACGGCGGGCTGGGACGCGGGCGGCCCGGACGGCACGGTGACGGTGCGCGACGTCGAGGCGCTGGACCCGGTCGTCTACGCGGCGCTGTGGCGCTATCTGTTCGGCATCGACCTGACGTCCCGGGTGCGGGTGCGCAACCGGCCGGCCGACGATCCGCTGCTGCACCTCGTCGACGACATCCGGCGCTGCCAGGTCAAGGTGCGCGAGTCGCTGTTCGTACGGCTGGTGGAGGTCGGCGAGGCGCTCGCGGCGCGGGCGTACGCGGCGCCGGTGGACGTGGTCCTGGAGGTGGCCGACGCCTTCTGCCCCTGGAACGAGGGCCGGTGGCGGCTGGCCGGCGACGGGCGGGGCGCTTCGTGCGAGCGGACCGGGGACCCTGCCGACCTGGCCCTGTCCGTACGGGAACTGGGCTCCGCGTATCTGGGCGGGTTCTCGCTGAGTGCGCTGGCGGCGGCGGGCCGGGTGCGGGAGCTGCGGCCCGGCGCGCTGCGCGAGGCGTCGGTGGCCTTCGGCTGGCACATCAAGCCGTGGCTGCCGCACGGCTTCTGA
- a CDS encoding ribose-5-phosphate isomerase, with amino-acid sequence MRVYLGSDHAGFELKNHLVEWLKANGHEPVDCGPHIYDAVDDYPPFCLRAAERTAADPESLGVVIGGSGNGEQIAANKVKGVRAVLAWSEETAKLGREHNNANVISVGGRMHTQDEATKFIAAFLATPYSNEERHTRRIEMLSRYETTGELPEIPAHHPQQG; translated from the coding sequence ATGCGCGTGTATCTCGGCTCCGACCATGCCGGTTTCGAACTGAAGAACCACCTCGTCGAGTGGCTCAAGGCCAACGGCCACGAGCCCGTGGACTGCGGCCCGCACATCTACGACGCCGTGGACGACTACCCGCCGTTCTGCCTGCGCGCCGCCGAGCGGACCGCGGCCGACCCGGAGAGCCTGGGCGTCGTGATCGGCGGCTCGGGCAACGGTGAGCAGATCGCCGCCAACAAGGTCAAGGGCGTCCGGGCGGTGCTGGCCTGGAGCGAGGAGACCGCCAAGCTGGGCCGCGAGCACAACAACGCCAACGTCATCTCGGTCGGCGGCCGGATGCACACCCAGGACGAGGCCACGAAGTTCATCGCGGCGTTCCTCGCCACGCCGTACTCGAACGAGGAGCGGCACACCCGCCGCATCGAGATGCTCTCCCGCTACGAGACCACCGGCGAGCTCCCGGAGATCCCGGCCCACCACCCGCAGCAGGGCTGA
- a CDS encoding SRPBCC family protein, with product MAGTLTFRYVTYLASTPEKVWHALTDPELSAAYWGHGNVSDWRPGSRWEHRRTDGSGIADVEGVVLESAPPTRLVTTWAEPGGPTGRGEPGVSAVTFGVEPYEEIVRLTLTHEDLADEAAREAAAGGWSAVLANLKTLLETGRPLPREPWAMP from the coding sequence ATGGCCGGCACCCTCACCTTCCGCTACGTCACGTACCTCGCGAGCACACCGGAAAAGGTCTGGCACGCCCTGACCGACCCCGAGCTGTCGGCCGCGTACTGGGGGCACGGCAACGTCTCCGACTGGCGGCCCGGCTCGCGCTGGGAGCACCGGCGCACCGACGGCTCGGGCATCGCCGACGTCGAGGGCGTGGTCCTGGAGAGCGCGCCGCCCACGCGGCTGGTGACCACGTGGGCGGAGCCGGGCGGGCCGACGGGCCGGGGCGAGCCGGGCGTCTCCGCCGTGACGTTCGGCGTCGAGCCGTACGAGGAGATCGTCCGGCTGACCCTGACGCACGAGGACCTGGCCGACGAGGCCGCGCGGGAGGCGGCGGCCGGGGGCTGGTCCGCGGTGCTCGCCAACCTCAAGACGCTTCTGGAGACCGGCCGCCCGCTGCCGCGGGAGCCGTGGGCGATGCCGTGA
- a CDS encoding cation:proton antiporter, translating into MGGAFLAAAVLARLGSRIGLPTIPLFILAGILLGPHTPGIALVDDPHELEMLSLLGLVLLLFYLGLEFHMDDLKEGGRKMAVAGAAYLALNVGAGLVFGFLVGWGTSEALVLAGVLGISSSAIVTKVLMDTGRLGNPETKPILGIIVVEDIFLALYLAALQPVISGADSMASAVLDAGKAFGFLLLLAVVARWGTTVIGKLIATKDNELLVISFLGAAVFVAGVSEWFGVADAIGAFMVGLMLGSTGSGKRIMELVHPLRDAFGAIFFFAFGLSIDPGDLPSVVWPVLIAVALTLVMNVVAGLVAARIYGFGPRPAANIATALLARGEFALILATMAAGAGLDERLAPFIAGYVLILAVLGPLAAGRSAWLARLLPGGGDRTLTASPTAPAAAGGRSPEAS; encoded by the coding sequence ATGGGCGGGGCCTTCCTGGCCGCCGCCGTCCTCGCCCGCCTGGGCAGCCGCATCGGGCTCCCCACGATCCCCCTGTTCATCCTGGCCGGAATACTGCTCGGCCCGCACACCCCCGGCATCGCCCTGGTCGACGACCCGCACGAGCTGGAAATGCTCTCCCTGCTGGGTCTGGTGCTGCTGCTCTTCTACCTCGGCCTCGAATTCCATATGGACGACCTCAAGGAGGGCGGCCGGAAAATGGCCGTCGCCGGGGCCGCCTACCTGGCGCTGAACGTCGGCGCCGGCCTCGTCTTCGGCTTCCTGGTCGGCTGGGGCACCTCCGAGGCGCTGGTCCTGGCCGGGGTGCTCGGCATCTCCTCGTCGGCGATCGTCACCAAGGTCCTGATGGACACCGGCCGCCTCGGCAACCCCGAGACCAAGCCGATCCTCGGCATCATCGTGGTCGAGGACATCTTCCTCGCGCTGTACCTGGCCGCCCTCCAGCCGGTGATCTCCGGCGCCGACTCGATGGCCTCGGCCGTGCTCGACGCGGGCAAGGCGTTCGGCTTCCTGCTGCTCCTGGCCGTGGTCGCCCGCTGGGGCACGACGGTGATCGGCAAGCTGATCGCCACCAAGGACAACGAGCTGCTGGTCATCTCCTTCCTCGGGGCCGCCGTCTTCGTGGCGGGCGTCTCGGAGTGGTTCGGCGTGGCGGACGCCATCGGCGCGTTCATGGTCGGCCTGATGCTCGGCAGCACCGGCTCCGGCAAGCGGATCATGGAGCTGGTGCACCCGCTGCGGGACGCCTTCGGAGCGATCTTCTTCTTCGCCTTCGGCCTGTCCATCGACCCCGGCGACCTGCCGTCGGTGGTGTGGCCGGTGCTGATCGCGGTGGCGCTGACGCTGGTCATGAACGTGGTCGCGGGGCTGGTCGCGGCCCGGATCTACGGCTTCGGGCCGCGCCCGGCCGCGAACATCGCCACCGCGCTGCTCGCCCGCGGCGAGTTCGCGCTGATCCTGGCGACGATGGCGGCGGGCGCCGGGCTGGACGAGCGGCTGGCGCCGTTCATCGCCGGGTACGTCCTGATCCTGGCCGTACTGGGACCGCTGGCGGCCGGCCGGTCGGCGTGGCTGGCCCGGCTCCTGCCGGGCGGCGGGGACCGGACGCTCACGGCATCGCCCACGGCTCCCGCGGCAGCGGGCGGCCGGTCTCCAGAAGCGTCTTGA
- a CDS encoding Fpg/Nei family DNA glycosylase: MPEGHTIHRLALDHRARFEGAPVRASSPQGKFSDSAALIDGRVMTTAEAHGKHLFLGFGPAGWVHVHLGLFGKLNFGDAPAPPPTDTVRLRLADDASYADLRGPTACALLTDAEKQAIHDRLGPDPLRPGDDGERAWARISRSRTSVAALLMDQKVIAGVGNVYRAEVLFRHNIDPYRAGRDLLRSEWDAIWADLVALMREGVRHNRIDTVRAEHLPEAMGRPPRVDDHGGEVYVYRRARQECHICRSEIRTAPLANRNLFWCPTCQPK; this comes from the coding sequence ATGCCCGAGGGGCACACGATCCACCGCCTCGCGCTGGACCACCGTGCGCGCTTCGAGGGCGCGCCGGTCCGGGCGAGCAGCCCCCAGGGCAAGTTCTCCGACAGCGCGGCGCTGATCGACGGCCGGGTCATGACCACCGCCGAGGCGCACGGCAAGCACCTCTTCCTCGGCTTCGGGCCCGCCGGGTGGGTCCACGTCCACCTCGGTCTCTTCGGCAAGCTGAACTTCGGTGACGCCCCCGCGCCGCCGCCCACCGACACCGTACGGCTGCGGCTGGCCGACGACGCGTCCTACGCGGACCTGCGCGGGCCCACCGCCTGCGCGCTGCTCACCGACGCCGAGAAGCAGGCGATACACGACCGGCTCGGCCCCGACCCGCTGCGTCCCGGGGACGACGGCGAGCGGGCCTGGGCGCGGATCTCGCGCAGCCGTACGTCGGTCGCCGCGCTGCTGATGGACCAGAAGGTGATCGCGGGCGTCGGCAACGTCTACCGCGCCGAAGTGCTCTTCCGGCACAACATCGACCCGTACCGTGCCGGGCGTGATCTGCTGCGGTCCGAATGGGACGCGATCTGGGCGGATCTGGTCGCCCTGATGCGCGAAGGGGTGCGGCACAATCGCATCGACACCGTACGCGCCGAACACCTCCCCGAGGCCATGGGCCGTCCGCCGCGCGTCGACGACCACGGCGGCGAGGTCTACGTCTATCGCCGTGCCCGCCAGGAGTGCCACATCTGCCGCTCCGAGATCCGCACCGCGCCCCTGGCCAACCGCAACCTCTTCTGGTGCCCCACCTGCCAGCCGAAGTGA